From the genome of Pukyongia salina, one region includes:
- a CDS encoding putative LPS assembly protein LptD, translated as MKLPKIYTFLLFFFSFGIFCGKAQDIPPKNDVVIESTNNADTTTVNIEVPVQPINEVFADTVKTDTIKPEKELLEDVVDYYGEDYVYIDRKNNKVYMYNKAFIIYGDMRIDAGLIILDLNKNEISAKGIDSAGVYSQRPVFVQASNTAEPDSLRFNTDTKKAIVYNTRTEQNGIQTIAEVTKKENDSVYFLRNVKFTTSKNVEDPEYYFYTRKAKFVPKKKVVTGLTNMYIADVPTPIGLPFAFFPLTEDRTSGFILPTIGDNNNRGFFFQNGGYYFAINDYLDLTVLGDYYTNGSYGLRGESSYSLRYKFSGNVSVRYENLINSERGFPDFSQSSVYNIRWTHTQDAKANPTSRFSASVNLGSSRYFRQSINQTNNASALVNTLSSSVSYSKTFSGEPQVNLTVAGTHQQNTNTDEVNLSLPNVNANVSRIFPFAPKTGVKKGIIQNINFQYDMSAENRISTVDSLFFKSEMFDGAQIGARHSIPVSTNFKIFDYLSASMSTGIQETWTLQTTREYYDQSAEEGAGAVVRDTLQGFDRYLTYNFSTSLGTTLYGMYDFEDEGEDKKIKAIRHVMRPSISYNINPGFDQYYEDYTIPSADPDVNDEVVAYSRFQNTLYGAPGRTFSSSIGFSLSNTLEAKVRDKDTTATEPRKIVLLNNLNFSTAYNLSGDSLPISPVRFTGSIPIIKKLDFNFNGSLDPYALSNNNTRIDEFNINNGGSLFRLTNANISFNYSFSSKDFESDKKDDDILDDETFRNGGRPDDLFGDATSLNDRSAAITKDEETDREKNIDWYNFSVPWDLRVAYTMTYANNQRQNEISSQSIMFSSNLELSPRWRVGISSGYDFKNKGVTLTQLRFVRDLESWELRFNWTPIGSINTNWYFFIGIRSSVLSDIKYDKRREPDRSL; from the coding sequence TTGAAGCTACCCAAAATATATACTTTTCTACTCTTTTTCTTTTCCTTCGGAATCTTTTGCGGGAAGGCTCAGGATATTCCGCCTAAGAATGATGTGGTCATCGAATCGACGAACAATGCCGATACCACGACGGTGAACATCGAGGTGCCTGTCCAACCCATCAACGAAGTCTTTGCCGACACGGTCAAGACAGATACCATTAAGCCCGAAAAGGAATTGCTGGAGGATGTGGTAGATTACTACGGTGAAGACTATGTGTACATAGACCGAAAGAACAACAAGGTATATATGTACAACAAAGCCTTTATCATCTACGGAGACATGAGGATAGACGCCGGCCTTATAATCCTGGACCTGAATAAGAACGAGATCTCTGCAAAGGGGATCGATAGCGCCGGTGTCTACTCGCAACGCCCTGTTTTTGTACAGGCTTCCAATACCGCAGAACCAGACTCACTTCGCTTCAATACAGACACCAAAAAAGCGATCGTATACAATACCCGAACCGAACAGAACGGTATACAGACAATCGCAGAAGTGACCAAAAAAGAGAATGATTCGGTTTATTTTCTTCGGAATGTAAAGTTTACAACTTCCAAGAATGTTGAAGATCCCGAATACTACTTCTATACCAGAAAGGCTAAATTCGTACCAAAGAAAAAGGTGGTGACAGGGCTCACCAATATGTATATCGCCGATGTACCAACACCGATCGGTCTCCCTTTTGCTTTTTTCCCACTAACAGAGGATCGCACTTCCGGGTTTATACTACCTACTATTGGTGATAACAACAATCGTGGCTTTTTCTTTCAGAATGGCGGCTATTATTTCGCGATAAACGATTATCTCGATCTAACGGTGCTGGGTGACTATTACACCAATGGTAGTTATGGACTTCGAGGCGAATCCTCCTACTCCCTCCGATATAAATTCAGCGGGAATGTAAGCGTACGGTACGAAAACCTCATTAATAGTGAGAGAGGCTTTCCGGATTTCAGTCAGAGTTCGGTATATAACATCCGCTGGACGCATACCCAGGATGCTAAGGCAAATCCAACCTCACGTTTTTCAGCATCGGTAAATTTAGGGAGTAGTCGATATTTCAGGCAGTCTATCAATCAAACCAATAATGCCAGTGCGTTGGTGAATACCTTAAGTTCGTCTGTTTCCTATTCTAAAACATTTAGTGGCGAACCCCAGGTAAATCTAACAGTAGCCGGGACACATCAGCAAAATACCAATACAGACGAGGTTAATTTGTCCCTACCAAATGTGAACGCCAACGTATCCCGTATTTTTCCGTTCGCACCTAAGACGGGTGTAAAAAAGGGGATCATTCAGAATATAAATTTCCAATACGACATGTCTGCCGAAAACCGGATCTCCACAGTAGATTCGCTATTCTTTAAAAGTGAGATGTTCGATGGTGCGCAGATTGGTGCAAGGCATTCTATTCCTGTGAGTACGAATTTTAAGATCTTCGATTATCTCAGCGCCTCCATGAGTACCGGAATACAGGAAACCTGGACATTACAAACCACCCGTGAATATTACGACCAATCTGCAGAAGAAGGCGCCGGTGCGGTAGTAAGGGATACCTTGCAGGGATTTGACCGCTACCTTACTTATAACTTCTCTACTAGTCTGGGAACAACCTTATACGGGATGTACGATTTTGAAGACGAGGGAGAAGACAAAAAGATTAAAGCGATCCGGCATGTTATGCGGCCGTCTATTTCTTATAACATAAATCCTGGTTTCGATCAATATTACGAGGATTATACCATCCCCTCTGCAGACCCCGATGTGAACGATGAAGTAGTTGCTTATTCACGGTTTCAGAATACCTTATATGGCGCTCCGGGAAGAACGTTCTCCAGCTCCATCGGGTTTTCTCTCAGTAATACGCTTGAAGCAAAGGTTAGGGATAAGGATACAACCGCCACAGAGCCGCGCAAGATCGTGTTGCTAAACAACCTCAATTTCAGTACGGCATACAATCTATCGGGAGATTCTCTACCCATTAGTCCGGTTCGATTTACAGGAAGTATCCCTATAATAAAGAAGCTCGATTTCAACTTCAATGGAAGTCTGGATCCTTATGCTCTTAGCAACAATAATACAAGGATAGACGAATTTAACATCAATAACGGCGGTAGTTTGTTCAGGCTTACCAACGCTAATATCAGCTTTAATTACTCCTTTTCCAGCAAGGATTTTGAAAGTGACAAGAAAGATGATGATATCCTGGATGACGAAACTTTTAGAAACGGTGGCCGGCCGGACGATCTGTTCGGGGATGCTACCAGTTTGAACGACAGGTCTGCGGCGATAACCAAGGACGAAGAAACAGACCGCGAGAAGAATATAGACTGGTATAATTTCTCGGTACCCTGGGATCTTCGTGTGGCTTACACGATGACTTATGCCAATAACCAGCGGCAAAACGAGATTAGCTCACAATCTATAATGTTTAGTTCTAACCTCGAATTATCGCCGCGCTGGCGAGTGGGAATTTCATCAGGTTATGATTTTAAGAACAAAGGGGTGACACTTACTCAATTGCGTTTTGTGCGAGATCTTGAAAGTTGGGAGCTCAGGTTTAACTGGACGCCCATCGGTAGTATCAATACCAACTGGTATTTCTTTATTGGTATACGTTCAAGTGTACTTAGCGATATTAAATACGACAAACGCCGAGAGCCGGACAGAAGTTTATAG
- a CDS encoding N-acetylmuramoyl-L-alanine amidase family protein: MRTKILLFFVLTIGSITFFSFTGHNNDTIKPFVVVLDAGHGGHDSGNTGNGYKEKDIALDIILEVGKILEKEPGIKVIYTRDSDKFVDLWERGAIANRADADLFVSVHCNAHNSDAYGTETFVLGLHANKRNLEVAKKENEVIFLEENYEEKYAGYDPNSPESFIGLTLLQEEYLDQSIMLAGLVQNNFASNLKRKDRSVKQAGFIVLHQSYMPSVLIETGFLTNKKEGAYLNSKKGQKEMAREIAKGIITYRKNLMLATSDSKNPVITQEEIDKAISEAEEDIYDGVVFKVQLLASSKKIETFAYNFNGLKDINRHLEDGLYKYYYGKTSDYNKIRLMQTYAKDNGYPTCYIVAFKDGKKLKLSEVLKSQDN, encoded by the coding sequence ATGAGAACGAAGATTTTACTTTTTTTCGTACTTACCATAGGATCCATCACTTTCTTTTCGTTTACGGGGCACAACAATGATACCATAAAGCCCTTTGTGGTAGTCCTGGATGCAGGACATGGGGGGCATGACAGCGGAAATACCGGAAATGGATATAAAGAAAAGGATATCGCATTGGATATCATCCTGGAGGTAGGAAAGATACTCGAGAAAGAACCAGGGATAAAAGTGATTTACACCCGTGATTCGGATAAATTTGTCGATCTGTGGGAAAGAGGCGCCATCGCTAATCGGGCAGATGCAGACTTATTTGTGTCTGTTCATTGCAATGCACACAATTCTGATGCTTACGGTACCGAAACCTTTGTATTGGGTTTACATGCGAACAAACGAAATCTTGAAGTTGCGAAAAAAGAAAATGAAGTAATCTTCCTGGAAGAGAATTACGAAGAAAAATATGCCGGTTACGACCCCAACAGTCCGGAGTCCTTTATAGGCCTAACCTTACTTCAGGAAGAATATCTGGACCAGAGCATTATGCTGGCCGGCCTGGTACAGAATAATTTTGCGAGCAACCTGAAAAGAAAGGACCGAAGTGTGAAACAAGCAGGTTTCATTGTACTTCACCAGAGTTATATGCCAAGTGTGCTCATTGAAACCGGTTTCCTTACCAATAAGAAGGAAGGCGCTTATCTCAATTCTAAAAAGGGGCAGAAAGAAATGGCTCGTGAAATAGCTAAAGGTATAATCACTTACCGTAAAAACCTGATGTTAGCCACAAGTGACAGTAAGAACCCCGTAATCACGCAAGAAGAGATCGATAAAGCGATCTCGGAGGCCGAAGAGGATATTTACGATGGTGTGGTGTTCAAGGTTCAGTTATTGGCGAGTAGCAAAAAAATAGAAACTTTCGCCTATAATTTTAACGGCCTGAAGGATATAAACAGGCACCTTGAAGATGGGCTTTACAAGTATTATTACGGAAAAACATCAGATTATAACAAAATCCGTTTAATGCAGACTTATGCGAAGGATAATGGATATCCTACCTGTTATATTGTAGCCTTTAAGGATGGAAAAAAGCTAAAACTATCGGAAGTACTAAAATCACAGGACAATTAA
- a CDS encoding MlaD family protein, with amino-acid sequence MKLSRELKTGIFAIVVILLFIFGYSYLKGTNLLDNQRVYHVKYNNVEGLAVGAPVTINGYQVGKVQNIDFANGSGDLVVTFSVEKDFKFSRKSIVQIYSSGFIGGNNLGILPDYDPNDIAQKGDTLNGIIQQGILDQVTGKLAPLEAKIQSTLTSLDTLLISVNEVLDDDSKENLRRTISNLSATVTEFRGASRSMNQLLGDNKEKLGNTIANLDKTTENFARLSDSLAEIEVGKMVQELEGTLERFNNIAAQIESGDGTIGKLLKDDELYDNLAGASLQIEKLLEDMRLNPKRYVHFSIFGKRPKPYEPPKDTVN; translated from the coding sequence TTGAAACTATCCAGAGAACTAAAAACCGGTATTTTCGCTATAGTAGTGATCCTACTTTTCATATTCGGTTACAGCTATCTCAAAGGCACGAATCTCCTGGATAATCAACGAGTTTATCATGTAAAATACAATAATGTGGAAGGCCTTGCTGTTGGCGCTCCCGTTACTATCAATGGTTATCAGGTAGGAAAGGTTCAGAATATCGACTTTGCCAATGGGAGTGGAGACCTGGTAGTAACCTTTTCGGTGGAAAAAGATTTTAAATTCTCTCGTAAAAGTATAGTTCAAATATATAGCAGTGGTTTTATTGGTGGAAATAACCTGGGAATCCTCCCTGATTACGATCCCAACGACATCGCTCAAAAAGGGGATACCCTAAATGGTATTATTCAACAAGGGATTTTAGATCAGGTAACCGGTAAACTGGCGCCATTGGAAGCAAAGATCCAAAGTACGCTCACCAGTTTGGATACATTATTAATTAGTGTAAATGAAGTCCTGGACGATGACAGCAAGGAAAACCTAAGACGTACGATCTCCAATCTCAGTGCTACTGTTACCGAATTCAGGGGTGCCTCGAGATCAATGAATCAACTTTTAGGTGACAATAAGGAAAAGCTTGGCAACACCATAGCAAATCTGGATAAGACGACCGAAAATTTCGCAAGACTGTCCGATTCTCTTGCGGAGATCGAAGTAGGGAAGATGGTACAGGAACTGGAAGGTACTCTAGAAAGATTTAATAACATTGCAGCACAGATAGAGAGTGGCGATGGCACCATTGGAAAGTTGTTGAAAGACGACGAATTATACGATAATTTGGCTGGTGCCTCACTTCAAATTGAAAAACTATTAGAGGATATGAGGTTAAATCCGAAGCGCTACGTTCATTTCTCAATCTTCGGAAAGCGCCCAAAACCCTACGAACCACCTAAAGATACCGTTAATTAA
- a CDS encoding (Fe-S)-binding protein, translating to MKYLPNIIFLVALAVGIGYFTYNIRKLIRNIKLGREIEELGDKKERWGNVVRIALGQSKMVVRPVAGIMHIIVYVGFVIINLEVLEIIIDGLFGTHRVFASLGPVYDLLIASFEILALLVIVAVVVFWIRRNIQRLRRFMNPEMKGWPKNDANYILYFEVVLMTLFLTMNAADHQLQQLGSAHYTQAGMFPVSSYLLPVFSDMSEQSLIIVERTAWWLHIIGILIFLNYLYFSKHLHIILAFPNVFFGKVVPKGKFNNLESVTKEVKLMMDPNADPFAAPAEGAEVPAKFGASDVTDLSRIQLLNAYTCTECGRCTSECPANQTGKKLSPRKIMMDTRDRLEEVGKNIDKNGEFKDDGKQLLDDYITREEIWACTTCNACVEACPVSIDPLSIIMDIRQYLVMEQSAAPNELNIAMTNIENNGAPWPYNQMDRLNWKNES from the coding sequence ATGAAATATCTCCCGAATATAATATTTCTGGTTGCGCTTGCTGTGGGTATAGGCTACTTTACCTACAATATCCGTAAGCTTATTCGGAATATCAAATTAGGTCGAGAAATCGAAGAGTTAGGGGATAAGAAAGAGCGTTGGGGAAATGTGGTTCGAATTGCGCTAGGGCAATCTAAAATGGTGGTACGACCCGTCGCAGGGATCATGCACATAATTGTTTACGTAGGCTTTGTGATAATCAATCTGGAAGTTCTGGAGATAATTATCGACGGCTTATTTGGGACCCATCGAGTTTTTGCCTCGTTAGGACCGGTGTACGACTTGCTGATAGCATCGTTCGAGATCCTGGCATTGCTTGTTATTGTTGCCGTGGTCGTATTCTGGATCAGGCGTAATATACAGCGGTTAAGAAGGTTCATGAATCCCGAAATGAAGGGATGGCCTAAGAACGATGCCAATTATATCCTTTATTTCGAAGTAGTGTTAATGACACTTTTCCTTACCATGAATGCTGCCGATCATCAGCTGCAGCAATTAGGCTCAGCACATTATACCCAAGCTGGTATGTTCCCGGTTAGTAGTTATTTACTTCCTGTTTTTAGTGATATGTCTGAACAAAGTCTCATTATTGTGGAAAGAACCGCGTGGTGGTTACACATTATCGGGATTTTGATCTTTCTGAATTATCTTTACTTTAGTAAGCATCTCCATATAATTCTGGCTTTTCCCAATGTTTTCTTCGGAAAAGTGGTTCCGAAGGGAAAATTCAATAATCTGGAATCTGTAACAAAGGAGGTGAAATTGATGATGGATCCAAACGCCGATCCATTTGCAGCTCCGGCTGAAGGTGCTGAAGTACCGGCAAAATTTGGCGCAAGTGATGTCACAGATCTTAGTCGGATCCAGCTCCTGAATGCGTATACCTGCACCGAATGTGGTAGATGCACTAGTGAATGTCCGGCTAACCAGACAGGAAAGAAACTATCACCTCGGAAGATTATGATGGACACCCGGGATCGTCTGGAAGAGGTTGGAAAAAATATTGATAAGAATGGCGAATTTAAAGATGATGGTAAACAACTCCTCGACGACTATATCACTCGTGAGGAAATATGGGCCTGCACAACTTGCAATGCCTGTGTTGAAGCCTGCCCGGTAAGTATTGATCCACTATCCATAATTATGGATATACGCCAATATCTGGTTATGGAACAATCTGCAGCACCAAACGAATTGAACATCGCAATGACGAATATAGAGAATAACGGAGCCCCATGGCCGTATAATCAAATGGATCGATTGAACTGGAAAAATGAGTCGTAA
- a CDS encoding LNS2 domain-containing protein → MKREEAEKLLHDKVEKGEQVSPVLPKGVKNYLIDIDGTITEDVPNEQPERMATCEPFPDALHTCNKWYDEGHLICFFTSRTEAHREVTEKWLDKHGFKYHSLLMGKPRGGNYHWVDNHLVKATRYKGKFTDMVEKKVKIEVFKD, encoded by the coding sequence ATGAAAAGAGAAGAAGCAGAAAAATTATTACACGATAAAGTTGAAAAAGGTGAACAGGTAAGCCCTGTATTGCCTAAAGGCGTAAAGAACTATCTTATAGACATCGATGGTACAATAACCGAGGATGTGCCTAATGAGCAGCCGGAGCGTATGGCAACATGCGAACCCTTTCCGGATGCCCTTCATACCTGCAATAAATGGTATGACGAAGGCCATCTTATTTGTTTTTTCACTTCCCGAACCGAAGCACATCGCGAGGTTACCGAGAAGTGGCTGGACAAACACGGATTTAAGTATCATTCGCTACTTATGGGAAAACCACGCGGCGGGAATTACCATTGGGTAGACAATCACCTGGTAAAAGCCACACGCTATAAAGGTAAGTTTACCGATATGGTAGAAAAGAAAGTAAAAATCGAGGTTTTTAAAGATTAA
- a CDS encoding (Fe-S)-binding protein → MSESIKVPTMAEYMAQGKQPEVLFWVGCAGSFDDRAKKISKAFVKLLHNAKVDFAVLGTEESCTGDPAKRAGNEFLFQMQAMMNIQVLNGYEIKKIVTACPHCFNTLKNEYPELGGNYVVMHHTQFLKSLLNEGRLKVAGGKFKGKRITFHDPCYLGRANNEYEAPRELLEKLEVELVEMKRCKSRGLCCGAGGAQMFKEPEEGNKDVNIERTEEAIETQPEVIAAGCPFCNTMLTDGIKAKEKETEVAVMDIAEMIANAEDL, encoded by the coding sequence ATGAGCGAATCCATCAAGGTACCTACAATGGCCGAATATATGGCCCAGGGAAAGCAACCGGAAGTTTTATTTTGGGTTGGATGTGCCGGCAGTTTCGATGATCGCGCAAAAAAGATAAGTAAGGCATTTGTGAAATTACTCCATAATGCCAAAGTAGATTTCGCTGTTTTGGGAACCGAAGAGAGCTGTACCGGAGACCCTGCAAAACGTGCAGGAAATGAGTTTCTTTTCCAGATGCAGGCCATGATGAACATACAGGTTTTAAATGGATACGAAATTAAAAAGATCGTGACCGCCTGCCCTCATTGCTTTAATACCCTTAAGAACGAATATCCCGAACTAGGTGGAAATTACGTGGTGATGCATCACACCCAGTTTCTAAAATCTCTCTTAAACGAAGGCAGATTAAAAGTGGCCGGAGGGAAGTTTAAAGGGAAGAGAATAACCTTCCACGACCCATGTTACCTGGGGCGTGCAAACAACGAATACGAAGCTCCACGGGAATTACTGGAAAAACTGGAAGTGGAATTGGTAGAAATGAAACGATGTAAATCCAGAGGATTGTGTTGTGGTGCGGGGGGAGCACAAATGTTCAAGGAACCGGAGGAAGGCAATAAGGACGTAAATATTGAACGAACCGAAGAAGCGATCGAAACTCAACCCGAAGTAATCGCGGCAGGGTGTCCGTTTTGTAATACGATGCTTACCGATGGAATAAAAGCCAAGGAAAAAGAAACAGAAGTAGCTGTAATGGATATAGCCGAAATGATTGCTAATGCAGAAGATTTATAG
- a CDS encoding ABC transporter ATPase: protein MVTDFKKLPDDSRIWVYQANRKLSDEEVQKIEEQTREFLTQWTAHGTELEAGFEVKYNRFIVIGLNQANASASGCSIDASVRFIQSLEKQFELDLLDKMNVTFYNGPYIAHKSLEDFKKMAKSRSVSPNTVVFNNLVNTKAEYEEHWEVPAKDSWHSRFLA from the coding sequence ATGGTTACAGATTTCAAAAAATTACCGGACGATTCGCGCATCTGGGTCTATCAGGCGAATAGAAAATTGTCCGATGAAGAAGTTCAGAAAATAGAAGAGCAAACCAGAGAATTCCTCACTCAATGGACAGCCCACGGCACCGAACTGGAGGCTGGCTTTGAAGTAAAATACAATAGATTTATCGTAATAGGCCTCAACCAGGCAAATGCTTCGGCCTCCGGATGCAGCATAGACGCATCTGTAAGATTTATTCAGTCTTTGGAGAAGCAGTTCGAACTGGATCTGCTAGACAAAATGAACGTTACCTTTTACAACGGTCCGTATATAGCCCATAAGTCATTGGAAGATTTTAAGAAAATGGCCAAGTCGCGCTCAGTATCCCCTAATACCGTCGTTTTCAATAATTTAGTGAATACAAAAGCTGAGTATGAAGAACACTGGGAAGTCCCTGCTAAAGATAGCTGGCACAGTCGTTTTTTAGCATAG
- a CDS encoding glycoside hydrolase family 3 N-terminal domain-containing protein, which yields MKKLLVTSLLACSFLSVCAQQINPLIDKDDFENQKKWVDSIYGKMSLQEKVGQLFMTVVFSSDPSSTTNKTKELISNYYIGGVIFSKGGPVRQARLNNEFQELAEVPLMIGMDAEWGLAMRLDSTYAYPWNMTLGAITDNKIVERVGNRIGEHSKRLGVHINFAPVVDINTNPKNPIIGNRSFGEDKDNVTLKSLAFMKGMQDAGVLANAKHFPGHGDTDTDSHKTLPTIEFTKERLDSIELYPYRKLINEGLSSVMVAHLNVPALERRDGFPSSISETIVTDLLKHELGFNGLIFTDALNMKGASNFKEPGEIDLAAFLAGNDVLLISEDIPKAHDLMVAAYREGVITEERLAHSVKKILYAKYLVGLNEYKPVNTNYIYDDLNSVIDDALYETAMEQALTVLKNDKAILPIKDLQKKKIAYINFGDDDGRPFLEQLRKYADVDWVRANNLESYLSKLESYNYVIVGFHKSNDNPWKDYQFTDKELVWLYEIARTNTVILDVFARPYAMLDLNTTANFEGIILSYQNSEVSQELSAQLIFGAREANGKLPVSLGEDFPLHTHFRTKSLRRLQYGTPESVGMNSYKLKKIDSLANIGLWGGMMPGAQILVARKGKVVYSKNFGYHTQDKENRVRSNDIYDVASLTKILATLPVVMSLVDRDIINMDTKLSEMLPEYARSNKANINLKDMLSHYARLRAWIPFYTQTIDSVTKRPSEKYYASAASKEFNIKVAEDLYMRSDYKDSIYDAIKDSELRSRLSYKYSDLPYYILKKYLEEFYGASLDKITQRDLYESLGANYTTFNPLEKFSKNDIVPTEIDDYFRMQTVHGYVHDQGAAMMGGVSGHAGLFSNANDVAKIMQMYLWKGFYGGKRYFNPETLDLFNTCYYCEKDVRRGVGFDKPQLGDVGPTCGCVSMTSFGHSGFTGTFTWADPDEEIVYVFLSNRTYPSAENRKLISSDLRSKIQEAIYEAIDYKLME from the coding sequence ATGAAAAAACTGCTTGTAACCTCACTTCTTGCATGCTCATTCCTATCTGTTTGCGCCCAGCAAATTAATCCGCTCATCGATAAAGACGATTTCGAAAATCAGAAAAAATGGGTGGATAGTATCTATGGGAAAATGTCGCTTCAGGAAAAAGTAGGGCAACTTTTCATGACCGTGGTATTTTCCAGCGATCCTTCTTCAACCACCAATAAAACCAAAGAGTTGATCTCTAACTATTACATTGGCGGGGTTATATTTTCTAAAGGAGGCCCGGTAAGACAGGCACGGCTCAATAACGAATTTCAGGAATTAGCCGAAGTACCCCTGATGATAGGAATGGATGCCGAATGGGGTCTTGCCATGCGGCTGGATTCTACATACGCTTATCCGTGGAATATGACCTTAGGTGCGATCACCGATAATAAGATCGTAGAAAGAGTAGGGAACAGGATAGGAGAGCACTCAAAAAGACTTGGGGTTCATATAAATTTTGCTCCTGTAGTGGATATCAACACCAATCCTAAAAACCCTATCATTGGGAATCGCTCTTTCGGAGAGGATAAGGACAATGTTACACTGAAATCACTGGCTTTTATGAAAGGGATGCAGGATGCCGGTGTATTGGCAAATGCCAAACACTTTCCCGGCCATGGAGATACCGATACCGATTCGCACAAAACCTTGCCAACAATCGAGTTTACAAAAGAACGTCTGGACAGTATAGAACTTTATCCCTACAGGAAGCTTATCAACGAAGGATTGAGTAGCGTGATGGTGGCACATCTCAACGTACCTGCATTGGAAAGAAGAGACGGGTTTCCAAGTTCTATTTCGGAAACAATTGTTACCGATTTATTGAAACATGAACTGGGATTTAACGGCCTCATCTTCACAGATGCTCTCAACATGAAGGGGGCTTCAAATTTTAAAGAACCCGGGGAGATCGATCTTGCGGCATTCCTGGCAGGGAATGATGTGCTGCTCATTTCCGAAGACATTCCAAAAGCGCACGATCTAATGGTGGCTGCTTATAGAGAAGGAGTGATCACCGAAGAACGACTAGCACATTCGGTAAAAAAGATATTGTACGCTAAATATCTGGTTGGATTAAATGAATACAAACCTGTAAATACGAATTATATTTACGATGACCTGAATTCGGTGATCGATGATGCCCTATACGAAACCGCAATGGAACAGGCATTAACTGTCCTTAAGAACGATAAGGCCATTCTTCCAATAAAAGACCTTCAGAAAAAAAAGATCGCCTATATAAACTTTGGGGATGATGATGGAAGACCCTTCCTGGAACAATTAAGAAAATATGCCGATGTGGATTGGGTAAGGGCGAATAATCTCGAATCTTATCTCAGTAAACTAGAGAGCTATAACTATGTGATCGTTGGCTTTCACAAATCTAACGACAACCCCTGGAAAGACTACCAATTTACCGATAAGGAATTGGTTTGGCTATACGAGATCGCACGCACAAATACGGTGATACTCGATGTCTTTGCAAGGCCTTATGCAATGCTCGACTTGAATACTACCGCAAATTTTGAGGGGATTATCCTATCTTATCAGAACAGTGAAGTTTCCCAGGAATTATCTGCTCAACTTATTTTTGGTGCGAGGGAGGCTAATGGAAAACTCCCGGTATCCCTGGGTGAGGATTTTCCATTGCATACTCATTTCAGGACGAAATCTTTACGCCGACTCCAATACGGAACTCCGGAAAGTGTTGGAATGAACAGCTATAAATTGAAAAAGATCGATTCGCTGGCAAATATTGGACTCTGGGGAGGAATGATGCCGGGAGCGCAAATTCTGGTGGCACGAAAAGGTAAAGTGGTTTACAGCAAGAATTTTGGCTATCACACCCAGGATAAAGAGAACAGGGTACGGTCTAATGACATTTACGATGTGGCGTCTCTAACAAAGATTCTCGCCACCCTTCCTGTAGTAATGTCCCTGGTAGACCGTGATATTATTAATATGGACACTAAACTGTCGGAAATGCTGCCCGAATATGCCAGATCAAACAAGGCGAATATCAACTTAAAGGATATGTTATCGCACTATGCGCGGTTACGGGCATGGATCCCCTTTTATACACAAACGATCGATTCGGTAACAAAAAGACCTTCCGAAAAATATTACGCTTCTGCTGCTTCGAAAGAATTTAATATTAAGGTTGCTGAAGATCTGTACATGCGCAGTGATTATAAGGATAGCATTTATGACGCTATAAAGGATAGTGAATTGAGATCCCGACTTAGTTACAAATACAGTGATCTGCCGTATTATATTCTGAAGAAATATCTCGAAGAGTTTTATGGAGCCTCTTTAGATAAAATCACCCAGCGAGATCTATACGAATCTCTTGGGGCTAATTATACTACCTTTAATCCGCTTGAGAAATTTTCTAAAAATGATATCGTTCCTACCGAGATAGACGATTATTTTCGTATGCAGACAGTACATGGTTATGTGCACGATCAGGGAGCCGCTATGATGGGTGGCGTAAGTGGTCACGCTGGTTTGTTCAGCAATGCCAACGACGTTGCCAAGATCATGCAAATGTATCTATGGAAGGGATTTTACGGCGGAAAACGATATTTCAATCCCGAAACCCTGGATCTCTTTAATACATGTTATTATTGTGAGAAAGATGTAAGGAGAGGCGTAGGTTTCGACAAACCTCAATTAGGGGATGTTGGTCCAACCTGTGGATGTGTGTCTATGACCAGTTTTGGTCATAGTGGGTTTACAGGTACCTTTACCTGGGCAGATCCCGATGAAGAGATCGTATATGTGTTTTTGTCGAACAGAACCTATCCTTCTGCCGAAAATAGAAAATTAATTAGCAGTGACCTTAGAAGTAAGATACAGGAAGCGATCTACGAGGCCATAGACTATAAATTGATGGAATAA